A single Venturia canescens isolate UGA chromosome 1, ASM1945775v1, whole genome shotgun sequence DNA region contains:
- the Sema5c gene encoding semaphorin-5A isoform X2, protein MPSPWVSLALVLQLVVLARGTEDFRHISYEDLADRSILFKADGVTTYSQLLFDVARQQVVVGARDNLYRLTLDALKPLEHATWPAPPEKASVCQDKGQTSQDCHNYIKVLLSNGKSLFTCGTNAFSPQCTWREIENINTVTSRVSGVAMCPYSPHANVTALLARGNAGLFAGSSTDFSGADPAIYRTLASPNLRTHQYDSRWLNDPQFVGSFETEEHVYFLFRESAVEYINCGKKIYSRIARVCKEDPGGQTMMRDTWTTFSKARLNCSLPGEFPFYYDEIQGAAYHPDEGIIYATFTTPSNAIAGSAICAFNMSAVAAAFNGPFKHQEHSGAAWERKRVANHNRQHCGSSVKNEPHQLTENQRYQLMDDSVQSTSLLPLHTATLERFTHIAVDVTPTKLHRGVTILYVATVTGLVKKISVLPRTQETCIVEVWGPLPSPAMTLQFLKTTMSLYVGMETGLLMIPAVQCHRHRNRWACLNAQEPYCGWNEYLMKCETAPNQNHLANHWLQDVTKCPVLTDPVDGGWSAWSPWNSCQHDITEQTAGRSRYHARSHMDNGPENPDSCQCQTRECNNPPPQNGGVGCTGAKVKVANCTVHGGWTAWSAWSACSQTCGLAIKTRRRSCTNPAPAFGGRVCLGHDHDEIVCIDIQPCSAPAKVSPPPQNGQWSSWGPWNSCSRPCNGGVRMRKKTCDKPSPGEGGAECPGCGYQVEECNTHPCTETKRFSGWTPWLAVNATLQSANSGYTEKRFRFTCRAQTDDPSSVRVQLAKEEERYCRNDGSCLRGNPNSNSMNSEVSPDGGWSEWSSWLPCNQICGGGSQERVRQCESPPCEGMSKQTRICNTHACRSGNLGNEWSCWTDWTECSVSCGIGIRTRSRECLSSSDCEGPSTVRESCEMPSCESLQGWDEWTRWSPCEGAEKQYRKRQCLQPGTGTCQGLSREIRDCLSEKIINDITSNALPRSIEAAGVSVGAVVGGCIVGFLIGLALAVVVCFLYLKRKKPLIPGSPHYISKQNPYVSVPLKEVNSAKRQPSFSGSSNGNGTLRPKANPNVNGLGSPKLYPKSLEYESATLKRNSHGQQHIRADLDQDKYY, encoded by the exons AGATAATCTCTATCGCTTGACCCTCGATGCACTCAAGCCTCTGGAACACGCAACGTGGCCTGCACCACCAGAGAAAGCTTCGGTATGCCAGGACAAAGGTCAAACCTCGCAAGATTGTCACAATTACATCAAAGTATTACTGAGCAATGGCAAATCCCTATTCACCTGCGGTACCAACGCTTTCAGTCCGCAATGCACGTGGAGAGAG ATCGAGAATATAAACACGGTGACGAGTCGAGTGTCCGGCGTGGCAATGTGCCCGTACTCACCTCACGCTAACGTGACAGCTCTTTTGGCACGTGGAAATGCTGGCCTCTTCGCTGGATCTTCGACTGATTTTTCAGGCGCCGATCCCGCCATTTATCGCACCCTCGCCTCACCCAATCTTCGAACTCATCAATACGATTCGCG GTGGCTCAACGATCCCCAGTTCGTGGGAAGTTTCGAAACCGAAGAGCACGTGTACTTCCTTTTCCGTGAATCAGCTGTCGAGTACATCAATTGTGGAAAG aaaatataCTCGAGAATAGCTCGAGTTTGTAAGGAAGACCCGGGTGGCCAGACGATGATGAGAGACACATGGACAACCTTCAGTAAGGCGCGTCTAAATTGCTCACTTCCGGGTGAATTTCCGTTTTACTACGACGAAATACAGGGAGCAGCTTATCATCCTGACGAGGGTATTATTTATGCAACTTTCACTACCCCGAG CAACGCGATAGCGGGCTCGGCTATTTGTGCCTTCAACATGTCCGCCGTGGCTGCGGCATTCAACGGGCCATTCAAACATCAAGAACATTCGGGAGCGGCGTGGGAGAGAAAACGCGTTGCTAATCACAACCGTCAACACTGCGGCTCGTCGGTGAAAAATGAGCCGCATCAGCTAACGGAAAATCAAAGATATCAACTTATGGACGACTCGGTTCAGAGTACGAGTCTCCTTCCTCTCCACACGGCAACCTTGGAAAG ATTCACGCACATTGCGGTCGACGTAACACCGACGAAGCTCCATCGCGGCGTGACAATTCTTTACGTCGCGACGGTGACCGGtctagtgaaaaaaataagcgtTTTGCCCCGAACCCAAGAAACCTGCATCGTCGAAGTTTGGGGTCCCCTGCCCTCGCCAGCTATGACCTTGCAATTTCTCAAAACCACCATGTCCCTTTACGTGGGAATGGAGACGGGTCTCTTGATGATACCGGCGGTCCAATGCCATCGGCACAGAAATCGTTGGGCTTGCTTGAACGCCCAAGAACCGTATTGCGGCTGGAACGAGTATTTGATGAAGTGCGAAACGGCACCGAATCAAAATCATCTTGCCAATCATTGGCTACAGGACGTCACCAAATGTCCCGTTCTCACAGACCCTGTTGACGGTGGATGGAGCGCCTGGAGTCCTTGGAATTCCTGTCAACACGACATCACTGAACAGACAGCCGGACGATCAAGATATCATGCAAGATCGCACATGGATAATGGCCCAGAG AATCCCGATTCGTGCCAATGTCAAACTCGAGAGTGCAATAATCCACCCCCGCAGAATGGCGGCGTTGGTTGTACGGGCGCAAAAGTCAAAGTAGCGAATTGCACGGTCCACGGTGGTTGGACAGCGTGGTCGGCGTGGTCAGCCTGTTCACAGACCTGTGGTCTCGCCATAAAAACTCGTAGACGTTCGTGCACAAATCCAGCCCCTGCATTCGGCGGTCGAGTTTGCCTTGGTCACGATCACGACGAGATTGTTTGTATTGATATCCAGCCGTGCTCGGCTCCTGCCAAAGTGTCACCTCCGCCTCAAAATGGGCAATGGTCCTCCTGGGGACCGTGGAATTCTTGCTCGCGACCCTGCAACGGAG GTGTGCGTATGCGGAAAAAGACGTGCGATAAACCGTCTCCCGGTGAAGGCGGTGCCGAGTGTCCTGGTTGCGGATATCAG GTCGAAGAATGCAACACTCATCCGTGCACCGAGACAAAGCGTTTCTCGGGTTGGACTCCATGGTTAGCGGTGAACGCGACTCTGCAGTCAGCCAATTCTGGTTACACCGAGAAGCGTTTCCGCTTCACGTGTCGTGCTCAAACCGACGATCCCTCCAGCGTGCGTGTTCAGTTGGCCAAAGAGGAAGAACGATATTGTCGGAACGACGGATCTTGCCTCCGAGGAAATCCGAATAGCAATAGCATGAACTCGGAAGTTAGCCCCGATGGTGGATGGAGCGAATGGTCTTCGTGGCTCCCCTGCAACCAAATTTGCGGGGGCGGATCTCAAGAAAGG GTGAGACAGTGCGAGTCCCCACCGTGCGAAGGAATGTCAAAGCAGACTCGAATATGCAACACACATGCGTGCCGGAGTGGAAACTTGGGTAACGAGTGGTCGTGTTGGACCGACTGGACTGAGTGTTCGGTCTCCTGTGGAATCGGTATACGGACGAGAAGTCGTGAGTGTCTAAGCTCAAGCGACTGTGAGGGCCCGAGTACGGTCCGCGAATCGTGCGAAATGCCGAGCTGCGAATCCCTCCAGGGATGGGACGAGTGGACGCGTTGGTCACCCTGCGAAGGGGCGGAAAAACAATACCGAAAACGTCAGTGCCTTCAGCCCGGAACTGGCACTTGCCAAGGTCTCAGTAGAGAAATCCGCGATTGCCtttctgaaaaaatcataaatg ATATAACCTCGAACGCATTGCCCCGAAGCATCGAAGCGGCTGGAGTATCAGTCGGTGCGGTAGTCGGAGGCTGCATTGTTGGCTTCCTCATCGGTCTGGCTCTCGCAGTGGTGGTTTGTTTTCTTtatctgaaaagaaaaaagccaCTAATACCCGGTAGTCCTCACTACATCAGCAAACAAAATCCATACGTGTCCGTACCACTCAAAGAG GTGAATTCAGCTAAACGACAGCCGAGCTTTTCTGGGAGCAGCAACGGCAACGGGACGCTCAGACCAAAAGCGAATCCCAACGTAAATGGATTGGGAAGTCCAAAGCTCTATCCCAAAAGTCTGGAGTACGAATCGGCAACGTTGAAACGCAATAGTCACGGACAGCAACATATTCGTGCCGATCTCGATCAAGacaaatattattga
- the Sema5c gene encoding semaphorin-5A isoform X1 — protein MPSPWVSLALVLQLVVLARGTEDFRHISYEDLADRSILFKADGVTTYSQLLFDVARQQVVVGARDNLYRLTLDALKPLEHATWPAPPEKASVCQDKGQTSQDCHNYIKVLLSNGKSLFTCGTNAFSPQCTWREIENINTVTSRVSGVAMCPYSPHANVTALLARGNAGLFAGSSTDFSGADPAIYRTLASPNLRTHQYDSRWLNDPQFVGSFETEEHVYFLFRESAVEYINCGKKIYSRIARVCKEDPGGQTMMRDTWTTFSKARLNCSLPGEFPFYYDEIQGAAYHPDEGIIYATFTTPSNAIAGSAICAFNMSAVAAAFNGPFKHQEHSGAAWERKRVANHNRQHCGSSVKNEPHQLTENQRYQLMDDSVQSTSLLPLHTATLERFTHIAVDVTPTKLHRGVTILYVATVTGLVKKISVLPRTQETCIVEVWGPLPSPAMTLQFLKTTMSLYVGMETGLLMIPAVQCHRHRNRWACLNAQEPYCGWNEYLMKCETAPNQNHLANHWLQDVTKCPVLTDPVDGGWSAWSPWNSCQHDITEQTAGRSRYHARSHMDNGPENPDSCQCQTRECNNPPPQNGGVGCTGAKVKVANCTVHGGWTAWSAWSACSQTCGLAIKTRRRSCTNPAPAFGGRVCLGHDHDEIVCIDIQPCSAPAKVSPPPQNGQWSSWGPWNSCSRPCNGGVRMRKKTCDKPSPGEGGAECPGCGYQVEECNTHPCTETKRFSGWTPWLAVNATLQSANSGYTEKRFRFTCRAQTDDPSSVRVQLAKEEERYCRNDGSCLRGNPNSNSMNSEVSPDGGWSEWSSWLPCNQICGGGSQERVRQCESPPCEGMSKQTRICNTHACRSGNLGNEWSCWTDWTECSVSCGIGIRTRSRECLSSSDCEGPSTVRESCEMPSCESLQGWDEWTRWSPCEGAEKQYRKRQCLQPGTGTCQGLSREIRDCLSEKIINDITSNALPRSIEAAGVSVGAVVGGCIVGFLIGLALAVVVCFLYLKRKKPLIPGSPHYISKQNPYVSVPLKEGARFGSQVNSAKRQPSFSGSSNGNGTLRPKANPNVNGLGSPKLYPKSLEYESATLKRNSHGQQHIRADLDQDKYY, from the exons AGATAATCTCTATCGCTTGACCCTCGATGCACTCAAGCCTCTGGAACACGCAACGTGGCCTGCACCACCAGAGAAAGCTTCGGTATGCCAGGACAAAGGTCAAACCTCGCAAGATTGTCACAATTACATCAAAGTATTACTGAGCAATGGCAAATCCCTATTCACCTGCGGTACCAACGCTTTCAGTCCGCAATGCACGTGGAGAGAG ATCGAGAATATAAACACGGTGACGAGTCGAGTGTCCGGCGTGGCAATGTGCCCGTACTCACCTCACGCTAACGTGACAGCTCTTTTGGCACGTGGAAATGCTGGCCTCTTCGCTGGATCTTCGACTGATTTTTCAGGCGCCGATCCCGCCATTTATCGCACCCTCGCCTCACCCAATCTTCGAACTCATCAATACGATTCGCG GTGGCTCAACGATCCCCAGTTCGTGGGAAGTTTCGAAACCGAAGAGCACGTGTACTTCCTTTTCCGTGAATCAGCTGTCGAGTACATCAATTGTGGAAAG aaaatataCTCGAGAATAGCTCGAGTTTGTAAGGAAGACCCGGGTGGCCAGACGATGATGAGAGACACATGGACAACCTTCAGTAAGGCGCGTCTAAATTGCTCACTTCCGGGTGAATTTCCGTTTTACTACGACGAAATACAGGGAGCAGCTTATCATCCTGACGAGGGTATTATTTATGCAACTTTCACTACCCCGAG CAACGCGATAGCGGGCTCGGCTATTTGTGCCTTCAACATGTCCGCCGTGGCTGCGGCATTCAACGGGCCATTCAAACATCAAGAACATTCGGGAGCGGCGTGGGAGAGAAAACGCGTTGCTAATCACAACCGTCAACACTGCGGCTCGTCGGTGAAAAATGAGCCGCATCAGCTAACGGAAAATCAAAGATATCAACTTATGGACGACTCGGTTCAGAGTACGAGTCTCCTTCCTCTCCACACGGCAACCTTGGAAAG ATTCACGCACATTGCGGTCGACGTAACACCGACGAAGCTCCATCGCGGCGTGACAATTCTTTACGTCGCGACGGTGACCGGtctagtgaaaaaaataagcgtTTTGCCCCGAACCCAAGAAACCTGCATCGTCGAAGTTTGGGGTCCCCTGCCCTCGCCAGCTATGACCTTGCAATTTCTCAAAACCACCATGTCCCTTTACGTGGGAATGGAGACGGGTCTCTTGATGATACCGGCGGTCCAATGCCATCGGCACAGAAATCGTTGGGCTTGCTTGAACGCCCAAGAACCGTATTGCGGCTGGAACGAGTATTTGATGAAGTGCGAAACGGCACCGAATCAAAATCATCTTGCCAATCATTGGCTACAGGACGTCACCAAATGTCCCGTTCTCACAGACCCTGTTGACGGTGGATGGAGCGCCTGGAGTCCTTGGAATTCCTGTCAACACGACATCACTGAACAGACAGCCGGACGATCAAGATATCATGCAAGATCGCACATGGATAATGGCCCAGAG AATCCCGATTCGTGCCAATGTCAAACTCGAGAGTGCAATAATCCACCCCCGCAGAATGGCGGCGTTGGTTGTACGGGCGCAAAAGTCAAAGTAGCGAATTGCACGGTCCACGGTGGTTGGACAGCGTGGTCGGCGTGGTCAGCCTGTTCACAGACCTGTGGTCTCGCCATAAAAACTCGTAGACGTTCGTGCACAAATCCAGCCCCTGCATTCGGCGGTCGAGTTTGCCTTGGTCACGATCACGACGAGATTGTTTGTATTGATATCCAGCCGTGCTCGGCTCCTGCCAAAGTGTCACCTCCGCCTCAAAATGGGCAATGGTCCTCCTGGGGACCGTGGAATTCTTGCTCGCGACCCTGCAACGGAG GTGTGCGTATGCGGAAAAAGACGTGCGATAAACCGTCTCCCGGTGAAGGCGGTGCCGAGTGTCCTGGTTGCGGATATCAG GTCGAAGAATGCAACACTCATCCGTGCACCGAGACAAAGCGTTTCTCGGGTTGGACTCCATGGTTAGCGGTGAACGCGACTCTGCAGTCAGCCAATTCTGGTTACACCGAGAAGCGTTTCCGCTTCACGTGTCGTGCTCAAACCGACGATCCCTCCAGCGTGCGTGTTCAGTTGGCCAAAGAGGAAGAACGATATTGTCGGAACGACGGATCTTGCCTCCGAGGAAATCCGAATAGCAATAGCATGAACTCGGAAGTTAGCCCCGATGGTGGATGGAGCGAATGGTCTTCGTGGCTCCCCTGCAACCAAATTTGCGGGGGCGGATCTCAAGAAAGG GTGAGACAGTGCGAGTCCCCACCGTGCGAAGGAATGTCAAAGCAGACTCGAATATGCAACACACATGCGTGCCGGAGTGGAAACTTGGGTAACGAGTGGTCGTGTTGGACCGACTGGACTGAGTGTTCGGTCTCCTGTGGAATCGGTATACGGACGAGAAGTCGTGAGTGTCTAAGCTCAAGCGACTGTGAGGGCCCGAGTACGGTCCGCGAATCGTGCGAAATGCCGAGCTGCGAATCCCTCCAGGGATGGGACGAGTGGACGCGTTGGTCACCCTGCGAAGGGGCGGAAAAACAATACCGAAAACGTCAGTGCCTTCAGCCCGGAACTGGCACTTGCCAAGGTCTCAGTAGAGAAATCCGCGATTGCCtttctgaaaaaatcataaatg ATATAACCTCGAACGCATTGCCCCGAAGCATCGAAGCGGCTGGAGTATCAGTCGGTGCGGTAGTCGGAGGCTGCATTGTTGGCTTCCTCATCGGTCTGGCTCTCGCAGTGGTGGTTTGTTTTCTTtatctgaaaagaaaaaagccaCTAATACCCGGTAGTCCTCACTACATCAGCAAACAAAATCCATACGTGTCCGTACCACTCAAAGAG ggAGCTCGATTTGGTTCTCAGGTGAATTCAGCTAAACGACAGCCGAGCTTTTCTGGGAGCAGCAACGGCAACGGGACGCTCAGACCAAAAGCGAATCCCAACGTAAATGGATTGGGAAGTCCAAAGCTCTATCCCAAAAGTCTGGAGTACGAATCGGCAACGTTGAAACGCAATAGTCACGGACAGCAACATATTCGTGCCGATCTCGATCAAGacaaatattattga
- the LOC122405889 gene encoding cysteine sulfinic acid decarboxylase — protein MAGRTTGLETIRILENLLKILKEEHVFDTSGEQPVVRFVYPKELQNKLNVTLSEAASSPDEIEAAIRYIARYSVKTSNPNFHNQLYGGVDAYGLAGAWLTEAFNTSQYTFEVAPVFTLLEREILDQSLALVGYPRLPESDGILCPGGSISNMYGMILARHKIMPDIKTKGLAGQKRLACFSSECGHYSILKGAHWLGLGTESVFNVKSDSLGRMDPGDLRRAIKESRSKDFIPFFVNATSGTTVLASFDPIDKIAAVCREENLWLHIDACLGGTLLLSEKYRDRLKGIELSNSVAWNPHKMLGSPFQCSIFLVKAKNLMHEANCANAKYLFQQDKFYDVSWDTGDKSVQCGRKVDSAKLWLMWKARGTRGLGNSVDVAMDCAEYFYQRIKSREGYRLVLPEFEGSNICFWYVTPSLRGQETNEEWWEKLYSITSKIKERLVLEGSLMIGYTPMSQKNFGNFLRMVVTCQPPPSHESMDFVIEQIEKIAADL, from the exons ATGGCCGGACGAACTACCGGTCTCGAGACCATACGTATTCTCGAGAATCTTCTCAAGATACTCAAGGAAGAACATGTTTTTGACACCTCGGGTGAACAACCGGTCGTTCGTTTCGTATATCCCAAGGAATTGCAG AACAAACTGAATGTAACGCTGAGTGAAGCAGCGTCTTCCCCGGATGAAATAGAAGCAGCAATTCGTTACATCGCTCGGTACTCGGTAAAAACATCGAACCCAAATTTCCACAATCAACTCTACGGGGGAGTAGACGCTTATGGATTGGCCGGAGCATGGCTGACTGAAGCATTCAACACGAGCCA ATACACCTTCGAAGTTGCACCGGTATTTACTCTTTTGGAACGCGAAATATTGGATCAGAGCCTCGCACTCGTTGGGTATCCGAGATTGCCTGAAAGCGATGGAATTTTATGCCCCGGTGGGAGCATCTCCAACATGTATGGTATGATTCTCGCCAGACACAAAATTATGCCCGATATCAAAACGAAGGGTCTTGCTGGACAAAAACGCTTAGCATGTTTCTCCAGTGAATGCGGCCATTATTCGATACTAAAAGGAGCACATTGGCTTGGCTTGGGAACTGAAAGTGTCTTTAAC GTGAAATCGGATTCTTTGGGCAGAATGGATCCAGGGGACTTGAGAAGAGCCATAAAAGAGTCTCGCTCCAAAGATTTCATTCCATTCTTCGTGAATGCTACTTCCGGTACAACAGTGCTCGCGTCATTCGATCCTATCGATAAAATAGCTGCAGTGTGCCGAGAAGAAAATTTGTGGCTTCACATAGAC GCTTGTCTCGGTGGAACTTTACTCCTGtccgaaaaatatcgagatcGTCTCAAAGGAATCGAGCT CTCGAACTCGGTCGCTTGGAATCCACACAAAATGCTCGGGAGTCCCTTCCAGTGCTCGATATTCCTTGTCAAAGCGAAAAATCTCATGCACGAGGCTAATTGTGCAAATGCCAAATATCTTTTCCAACAAGACAAATTTTACGATGTTTCATGGGACACGGGAGACAAAAGTGTTCAATGTGGaagaaaa GTGGATTCGGCAAAGCTCTGGCTAATGTGGAAAGCCCGAGGAACGAGGGGTCTTGGGAATTCGGTGGACGTCGCGATGGATTGCGCCGAATACTTTTACCAAAGAATAAAAAGTCGTGAGGGTTATCGTTTAGTATTGCCCGAGTTCGAGGGCAGCAATATTTGTTTCTG GTACGTCACACCGAGTTTACGTGGCCAGGAAACGAATGAGGAGTGGTGGGAAAAATTGTACTCGATAACTTCGAAAATAAAGGAACGCCTGGTACTGGAAGGTTCTCTGATGATTGGTTACACGCCGATGTCGCAAAAGAACTTCGGCAACTTTTTGAGAATGGTCGTCACTTGCCAGCCACCACCGAGTCACGAGAGTATGGACTTTGTTATCGAGCAGATCGAAAAAATTGCAGCAGATCTTTGA
- the LOC122405880 gene encoding leucine-rich repeat-containing protein 15-like, which translates to MSRNDLPPVILFNNRTIKFYFFSFFALCSADVCPEIWNTCFVSKSRQHIENTSNRMSDIEGRISRVERRLRAVEQPVWEIRGWPGDWEICAQGPCKCRPETKSISCWRNDLLDVPPSQLVPDDTLKLDLGSNKLTALHRDTFRDLTQLQDLDLSNNLIEHLSLHSFHSLHSVTHLRLSKNLLWELQPTQLLRMRNLHIFDVSSNRLRYLPDGLFLTNNFLLLLDFSDNRLSSLPSSVFQGLKNLEELLLSKNHFSTLPREVFHDLWNLKCIRLDENELRELPDGIFQSQMNLEQLDLRDNRLIRISNGLLTSMKNLIDLNLSNNKISHIDSDALKGLSSLKELRLGKNNLKSIPKRLFLDASVLQQLILYANVIETLSMNDFSGLTNLTTLFLHSNRLRILHPEVFNHVPNLQKLQLEDNYLSYLPPRILDGLKSIQQLRLSRNPWHCDCGAAYLAMWLQKKYLTQSNVTHEISTSGASTNFWEFGGGAICRGPSTLGGRLLVQLTFHELCQGQWASMKGLSPRLPVESLGLVTPFA; encoded by the exons ATGTCGAGAAACGATCTTCCTCCTGTTATTCTCTTCAACAATAGAAcaatcaagttttattttttctcgttcttcgCTCTCTGCTCAGCTGATGTTTGTCCCGAAATTTGGAATACCTGTTTCGTTTCAAAATCACGTCAACATATCGAAAATACGTCGAACCGGATGAGTGATATCGAGGGCCGGATTTCGAGAGTTGAAAGACGGTTACGGGCTGTTGAACAACCGG TTTGGGAAATTCGGGGCTGGCCAGGAGATTGGGAAATATGTGCCCAAGGACCGTGCAAATGCAGACCCGAAACTAAATCTATTTCCTGCTGGAGAAACGATCTTCTCGACGTACCGCCTTCGCAATTGGTGCCTGATGACACACTCAAACT TGACCTTGGGAGTAATAAATTGACTGCCCTGCATCGAGATACCTTTCGTGATTTGACGCAACTGCAAGATTT AGATTTGAGCAACAACTTGATAGAGCATCTCTCACTGCATTCGTTTCACTCGTTGCACAGCGTGACGCACTTGCGACTtagtaaaaatttattgtggGAATTGCAGCCCACCCAATTGCTGAGGATGCGCAATCTCCATATTTT CGACGTCTCCTCCAACAGACTTCGATATTTGCCGGATGGCTTATTTCTGACGAATAATTTTCTGCTCCTACTGGACTTTTCGGATAATCGACTGAGTTCACTGCCAAGCAGTGTATTTCAAGGACTGAAAAACCTGGAGGAACTTCTACTgagcaaaaatcatttttcaactctTCCACGAGAAGTATTCCATGATCTTTGGAATTTGAAGTGTATACGTTTGGACGAAAATGAACTTCGGGAATTACCCGATGGCATTTTTCAATCCCAAATGAATCTCGAACAGCTGGATCTTCGAGATAATCGTCTCATCAGAATATCTAATGGGCTGTTGacgtcgatgaaaaatttgatcgatCTCAACCTCTCTAATAACAAGATATCGCAC ATTGATTCAGATGCCTTGAAAGGATTGTCTTCTCTGAAAGAGCTACGACTGGGGAAGAACAATCTAAAATCGATACCAAAAAGATTGTTTCTCGATGCGTCAGTGCTACAGCAATTAATTCTCTATGCAAACGTAATTGAGACTCTGTcgatgaatgatttttctggATTGACGAACCTGACGACGCTTTTCCTTCATTCCAATCGGCTGAGAATTCTCCATCCTGAAGTATTCAATCACGTTCCAAATTTGCAGAAATT GCAGCTCGAGgacaattatttatcgtatTTACCACCGAGAATATTAGACGGTTTAAAATCAATACAACAGCTGCGGCTATCGCGTAATCCATGGCATTGCGATTGTGGAGCAGCTTATCTGGCCATGTGGTTGCAAAAAAAGTATCTCACCCAGTCGAACGTGACTCACGAAATTTCGACCTCTGGAGCGTCAACAAATTTTTGGGAATTCGGTGGCGGCGCAATATGCAGAGGACCCTCGACTCTTGGAGGAAGGCTCCTCGTTCAACTAACGTTTCATGAGCTTTGCCAGGGTCAGTGGGCCTCCATGAAAGGTCTCTCTCCAAGGCTTCCAGTCGAATCACTTGGTCTTGTGACACCATTTGcttga
- the LOC122410373 gene encoding salivary gland SP38-40.A protein: MKGTIALVLAVACIFALYAEASAHPSDVGTKPKDVKEPKEIKDSATASKEVKDAIKNAKDAKKKKDCAKPCPVAYDPVCAHDPADPAFKPVTFGTPCAMEVHNCEMGKKLAVKTKGACPGAVGLHL, encoded by the exons ATGAAGGGAACTATTGCGTTGG TGTTGGCTGTCGCATGCATTTTCGCATTGTACGCCGAGGCGAGTGCGCATCCGTCGGATGTGGGTACCAAGCCAAAAGATGTCAAAGAGCCCAAGGAGATCAAGGATTCTGCTACCGCGTCGAAGGAAGTTAAGGACGCCATTAAAAACGCCAAGGatgcaaagaaaaagaaggacTGCGCCAAACCCTGTCCCGTAGCTTACGATCCCGTCTGTGCTCATGATCCCGCTGACCCCGCCTTCAAACCCGTGACCTTCGGAACTCCCTGCGCCATGGAAGTCCACAATTGCGAAATGGGCAAAA aaTTGGCTGTAAAGACCAAGGGCGCATGCCCCGGAGCTGTTGGCCTCcatctctaa